In the Piscinibacter sp. XHJ-5 genome, one interval contains:
- a CDS encoding HlyD family type I secretion periplasmic adaptor subunit, whose amino-acid sequence MNGSTMTPGGALADLLAQAAPGDDRRREWRADVRRLALPMAVAAALLAAWSATAPLAGAVIAPAQVKVELKRKTVQHQEGGIVREILVRDGQTVRAGDPLLVVGDLRTEADWRLLQDQHRAARARLARAEAESRLATRFEAPQDLSDEAAAGHVARERSVFAAHRQALDEQSALVQGQVQQAHAQAAALESQIAATGVSGKLSDEELAINESLASQGFVHRTRLIGLQRTSADYQSRLGEQRGELAAARQRIAELRARVAQLRIAYQTQATDEAKEAADRVREIEERLRPSKDQLERQVVRAPVDGEVMSLRVAGPGAAIAPREALLDVVPRHEKLVVEGRVEPHAIEHVHVGGTAEVRLVTADARDLPPLPATISFVSADRVTQPETGRAWYDVTVEVDARSLQRSPLRLQPGMPAELFVTTGERTLLAYLLKPLRAFSQRAMREPS is encoded by the coding sequence ATGAACGGATCGACGATGACCCCGGGCGGCGCGTTGGCCGACCTGCTGGCGCAGGCCGCGCCCGGCGACGACCGCCGCCGCGAGTGGCGCGCCGACGTGCGGCGCCTGGCGCTGCCGATGGCGGTGGCCGCGGCCCTGCTGGCCGCCTGGTCGGCGACCGCGCCGCTCGCCGGCGCGGTGATCGCGCCGGCGCAGGTGAAGGTCGAGCTCAAGCGGAAGACGGTGCAGCACCAGGAAGGCGGCATCGTGCGCGAGATCCTCGTGCGCGACGGGCAGACGGTGCGAGCGGGCGATCCGCTGCTGGTGGTCGGCGACCTGCGCACCGAGGCCGATTGGCGCCTGCTGCAGGACCAGCATCGTGCCGCGCGGGCACGGCTCGCGCGTGCCGAGGCGGAGAGCCGGCTGGCCACGCGCTTCGAGGCGCCGCAGGACCTTTCGGATGAAGCCGCCGCCGGCCACGTTGCCCGCGAGCGCTCGGTGTTCGCCGCGCATCGGCAGGCGCTGGACGAGCAGAGCGCGCTCGTGCAGGGACAGGTCCAGCAGGCGCATGCGCAGGCGGCGGCGCTCGAGTCGCAGATCGCCGCCACCGGGGTGTCGGGCAAGCTCTCGGACGAGGAGCTCGCGATCAACGAGAGCCTGGCCAGCCAGGGGTTCGTGCATCGCACGCGGCTGATCGGGCTGCAGCGCACGTCGGCCGACTACCAGAGCCGCCTCGGAGAACAGCGCGGCGAGCTGGCCGCGGCGCGCCAGCGCATCGCCGAGCTGCGCGCGCGTGTCGCCCAGCTGCGCATCGCCTACCAGACGCAGGCGACCGACGAAGCCAAGGAAGCGGCCGACCGCGTGCGCGAAATCGAGGAACGGCTGCGTCCGTCGAAGGACCAGCTCGAGCGCCAGGTCGTGCGCGCGCCCGTCGACGGCGAGGTGATGTCGCTGCGGGTGGCGGGGCCCGGCGCCGCGATCGCGCCGCGCGAGGCGCTGCTCGACGTGGTGCCACGGCACGAGAAGCTGGTCGTCGAAGGGCGCGTCGAGCCGCACGCCATCGAGCATGTCCACGTCGGCGGCACTGCCGAAGTGCGCCTGGTGACGGCCGATGCGCGGGATCTGCCGCCCCTGCCCGCGACGATCAGCTTCGTTTCCGCCGACCGCGTGACGCAGCCGGAAACCGGCCGCGCCTGGTACGACGTGACGGTGGAAGTGGATGCGCGCTCCCTGCAGCGCAGCCCGCTGCGCCTGCAGCCCGGCATGCCGGCCGAGCTGTTCGTGACGACCGGCGAGCGGACGCTGCTTGCCTACCTGCTGAAGCCGCTGCGGGCGTTCTCGCAGCGGGCGATGCGTGAGCCCTCCTGA
- the otnK gene encoding 3-oxo-tetronate kinase, which translates to MILGVIADDFTGATDVASMLVRAGMRTVQLIGVPHDDAAPSADALVIALKSRTVPAAQAVTESLAALRWLQRAGARQFYFKYCSTFDSTPAGNIGPVAEALLEALDADFAIACPAFPENGRTVFRGHLFVGDQLLSDSGMRDHPLTPMTDANLVRVLQAQSRAAVGLVRHDIVAAGAEAVRGRFDELRADGVRLAVADAIADADLRVLAEACAGLPLITAGSGVALGLPSVYAARGWLRPDAAAASLPAVGGHAAVVSGSCSTATNAQVRHWLEAGRPAFRIDARALAAGEPVAAQALDFAAARLPHEAALVYATASPEDVKAVQAALGAERAGALVEECLAEVAASLVHAGVRRLVVAGGETSGAVVQALGVRVLRIGATIAPGVPWTQAEGRPLLLALKSGNFGAADFFSRALAQVA; encoded by the coding sequence ATGATCCTGGGCGTCATTGCCGACGACTTCACCGGCGCGACCGACGTGGCCAGCATGCTGGTGCGCGCGGGCATGCGAACGGTGCAGCTCATCGGCGTGCCGCATGACGACGCCGCGCCTTCGGCCGACGCGTTGGTGATCGCGCTGAAGTCGCGCACCGTGCCGGCGGCGCAGGCGGTGACCGAGTCGCTGGCCGCGTTGCGCTGGCTGCAGCGCGCCGGGGCGCGGCAGTTCTATTTCAAGTACTGCTCGACCTTCGACTCGACCCCGGCCGGCAACATCGGCCCGGTCGCCGAGGCGCTGTTGGAGGCGCTCGATGCCGATTTCGCGATCGCCTGTCCGGCCTTTCCCGAAAACGGCCGCACGGTGTTTCGCGGCCACCTGTTCGTCGGCGACCAGCTGCTGTCCGACTCGGGCATGCGCGACCACCCGCTGACCCCGATGACCGACGCCAACCTCGTGCGCGTGCTGCAGGCGCAGTCGCGTGCTGCGGTGGGGCTGGTTCGGCACGACATCGTCGCCGCGGGCGCCGAAGCCGTGCGGGGACGCTTCGACGAGCTGCGCGCTGACGGCGTTCGACTGGCGGTGGCCGACGCGATCGCCGATGCCGATCTGCGCGTGCTGGCCGAGGCCTGCGCCGGATTGCCGCTGATCACCGCGGGCTCGGGCGTCGCCCTCGGCCTGCCGAGTGTGTACGCGGCGCGCGGCTGGCTGCGCCCCGACGCCGCGGCCGCATCGCTGCCGGCGGTCGGCGGCCACGCCGCCGTGGTCTCCGGCTCGTGTTCGACGGCCACCAATGCGCAGGTGCGGCACTGGCTCGAGGCGGGCCGGCCGGCGTTTCGCATCGACGCGCGCGCGCTGGCCGCAGGCGAGCCGGTGGCGGCGCAGGCACTGGATTTCGCCGCCGCGCGCCTGCCCCACGAGGCGGCGCTGGTCTATGCGACGGCTTCACCGGAGGACGTGAAGGCCGTGCAGGCGGCGCTGGGCGCCGAGCGCGCCGGAGCGCTGGTCGAGGAGTGCCTCGCGGAGGTGGCCGCGTCGCTGGTGCACGCCGGCGTGCGTCGCCTCGTCGTGGCCGGCGGCGAAACCTCCGGCGCCGTCGTCCAGGCCCTGGGCGTGCGCGTGCTGCGCATCGGCGCCACCATCGCGCCCGGCGTGCCATGGACGCAGGCCGAGGGACGGCCGCTGCTGCTCGCGCTGAAGTCGGGCAATTTCGGCGCGGCGGATTTCTTCTCGCGCGCGCTGGCGCAGGTGGCCTGA
- a CDS encoding calcium-binding protein, which yields MPSFNPLDAQPVLATPTTRKSASTTDLASATLAGDVTTQAVSGSFSSGVLSVFGDALANNMTISRNAAGNILVNGGAVVVGGGTPTVANTSVIQVFGLAGNDVITLDESNGALPRAVLFGGTGNDVLTGGSGADQLFGQGDNDTLLGKGGADLLFGGAGNDVLTGGDADDQMFGEAGDDRMIWNPGDDTDLHEGGTGIDTSEVNGGNGTEVFTATANGTRVRFDRLDPAPFSIDIGTTENLVVNMNGGDDTFSATGNLAALIKITVDGGAGNDTILGSNGADVLLGGDGNDFIDGQQGNDTSFLGAGNDVFQWDPGDGSDVVEGQDGADTMLFNGSAANEIFEASANGGRVRFTRNVGSIVMDLNDVERIDLNALGGTDTVIVNDMTGTDVTQVNVNLAGTLNGTSGDAAADAVIVNGRTAADTIDVVGAGTSFSVIGLPALVNVVNSEGALDSLVINALGGDDTISATTLAAGVVKLTIDGGAGNDTIFGSQGADVVLGGDGDDFVFGDNGNDVALMGAGNDLFQWNPGDGNDTVEGQDGTDTLLFNGANIAENINIVANGGRALLTRDVANVVMDLNDVERIAFNALGGADNIVVGDLTGTDVTQVDIDLRGPNGGGDAAADAVTTNATQGDDAFSVASGAGGVSVSGLQAKVNLFFQEAGDRLTLNGLGGNDVIDASALAADSIQLTINGGLGLDRMIGSAGGDLFNGGDGNDLALMGAGDDTFVWNPGDDNDILEGQAGSDTMLFNGANVAENIDIAANGGRVRFFRDVAAVTMDLDDVETIDFNALGGADNIVVNDLSGTDVETVNIDLGAANGAGDAANDVVTLVATNGDDAIGLSLQNGALVVDGLAARVVIEHFELGDQLRILGLGGDDVIDASALLAGGPALTFDGGAGADVLLGSGGADTLLGGDGDDVALGNDGDDVLEGGAGDDVLIGGNGLDVLIDGEVVIQAVASPAPFLV from the coding sequence ATGCCTTCATTCAATCCGCTGGACGCCCAACCCGTCCTCGCGACCCCCACGACCCGCAAGTCCGCGTCGACCACCGACCTCGCCAGCGCCACCCTCGCCGGCGACGTCACCACCCAGGCCGTCTCCGGCAGCTTCAGCTCGGGCGTGCTCAGCGTGTTCGGCGATGCGCTGGCCAACAACATGACGATCAGCCGCAACGCCGCCGGCAACATCCTCGTCAACGGCGGCGCCGTCGTCGTGGGCGGCGGCACGCCGACGGTGGCCAACACCAGCGTCATCCAGGTCTTCGGCCTTGCCGGCAACGACGTGATCACGCTCGACGAGTCGAACGGGGCGCTGCCGCGCGCCGTGCTGTTCGGCGGCACCGGCAACGACGTGCTGACCGGCGGCTCGGGCGCCGATCAGCTGTTCGGCCAGGGGGACAACGACACCCTGCTCGGCAAGGGCGGCGCCGACCTGCTGTTCGGCGGCGCGGGCAACGACGTGCTGACCGGCGGCGATGCCGACGACCAGATGTTCGGCGAGGCCGGCGATGACCGCATGATCTGGAACCCGGGCGACGACACCGACCTGCACGAGGGCGGCACCGGCATCGACACCTCCGAAGTCAACGGAGGCAACGGCACCGAGGTGTTCACCGCGACGGCCAACGGCACGCGCGTGCGATTCGACCGCCTCGATCCGGCGCCGTTCTCCATCGACATCGGGACCACCGAGAACCTCGTCGTCAACATGAACGGCGGCGACGACACCTTCTCCGCCACCGGCAACCTGGCCGCGCTGATCAAGATCACCGTCGATGGCGGCGCGGGCAACGACACCATCCTCGGCAGCAACGGCGCCGACGTGCTCCTCGGCGGCGACGGCAACGACTTCATCGACGGACAGCAGGGCAACGACACGTCCTTCCTGGGCGCCGGCAACGACGTCTTCCAATGGGATCCGGGCGACGGCAGCGATGTCGTCGAGGGGCAGGACGGTGCCGACACGATGCTGTTCAACGGCAGCGCCGCGAACGAGATCTTCGAAGCGTCGGCCAACGGCGGGCGGGTGCGCTTCACCCGCAACGTCGGCAGCATCGTGATGGACCTGAACGACGTCGAGCGCATCGATCTCAACGCGCTGGGCGGCACCGACACGGTCATCGTCAACGACATGACCGGCACCGACGTGACGCAGGTGAACGTCAACCTGGCGGGCACCCTCAACGGCACGAGCGGCGATGCCGCGGCCGACGCGGTGATCGTCAACGGTCGCACCGCCGCGGACACGATCGACGTCGTCGGCGCCGGCACGTCGTTCTCGGTGATCGGATTGCCGGCACTCGTGAACGTGGTCAACAGCGAGGGCGCGCTCGATTCCCTGGTGATCAACGCGCTCGGCGGTGACGACACGATATCCGCCACCACGCTTGCGGCGGGTGTCGTCAAGCTGACCATCGACGGCGGCGCCGGCAACGACACCATCTTCGGCAGCCAGGGCGCCGACGTGGTGCTCGGCGGCGACGGCGACGACTTCGTCTTCGGCGACAACGGCAACGACGTGGCGCTGATGGGCGCCGGCAACGACCTGTTCCAGTGGAACCCGGGCGACGGCAATGACACGGTCGAGGGCCAGGACGGCACCGACACCCTGCTGTTCAACGGCGCGAACATCGCCGAGAACATCAACATCGTCGCCAACGGCGGGCGCGCACTGCTCACCCGCGACGTGGCCAACGTGGTCATGGACCTGAACGATGTCGAGCGCATCGCGTTCAATGCGCTGGGCGGCGCCGACAACATCGTGGTCGGCGACCTGACCGGGACCGACGTGACCCAGGTCGACATCGACCTGCGCGGGCCCAACGGCGGCGGCGACGCGGCGGCGGACGCCGTCACCACGAATGCCACGCAAGGCGATGACGCTTTCAGCGTCGCGAGCGGTGCGGGCGGCGTCTCGGTCTCCGGACTGCAGGCCAAGGTGAACCTGTTCTTCCAGGAGGCGGGCGACCGGCTCACGCTCAACGGCCTCGGCGGCAACGACGTCATCGACGCCAGCGCCCTCGCCGCCGACAGCATCCAGCTGACGATCAACGGCGGCCTCGGCCTGGACCGGATGATCGGCAGCGCAGGGGGCGACCTGTTCAACGGCGGCGACGGCAACGACCTGGCGCTGATGGGCGCCGGCGACGACACCTTCGTCTGGAACCCCGGCGACGACAACGACATCCTGGAAGGCCAGGCGGGCAGCGACACCATGCTGTTCAACGGCGCCAACGTGGCCGAGAACATCGACATCGCGGCCAACGGAGGACGCGTGCGCTTCTTCCGCGACGTGGCCGCGGTGACCATGGACCTCGACGACGTCGAGACCATCGACTTCAACGCGCTGGGCGGCGCCGACAACATCGTCGTCAACGACCTGAGCGGCACCGATGTCGAGACGGTGAACATCGACCTCGGGGCGGCGAACGGCGCCGGCGACGCCGCGAACGATGTCGTCACCCTGGTCGCCACCAACGGCGACGACGCGATCGGCCTGTCGCTGCAGAACGGCGCGCTGGTGGTGGACGGCCTGGCGGCGCGCGTGGTCATCGAGCACTTCGAGCTGGGCGACCAGTTGCGCATCCTCGGCCTGGGCGGCGACGACGTCATCGACGCGAGCGCGCTGCTGGCCGGCGGTCCCGCCCTGACCTTCGACGGCGGCGCGGGAGCCGACGTGCTGCTCGGCAGCGGGGGCGCCGACACGCTGCTGGGCGGCGACGGAGACGACGTGGCCCTGGGCAACGACGGCGACGACGTGCTCGAAGGCGGCGCGGGCGACGACGTGCTGATCGGCGGCAACGGTCTCGACGTCCTGATCGACGGCGAGGTCGTCATCCAGGCGGTGGCGTCGCCTGCACCCTTCCTGGTCTAG
- the ltnD gene encoding L-threonate dehydrogenase, with the protein MTAARKATLGVVGLGSMGMGAAVSALRRGVDTWGLDTREEARRGFESEGGRAAVSTAELGAHCDVVVVLVINAAQTEAVLFGAGGLAESMRSGSVIVASATVDPALPPQWESRLAERGLWLIDGPVSGGAKKAAQGEMTVMASGRPEAFEAAGEVLDAIAGKVYRLGDRAGIGSTVKMVNQHLAGVHIAAACEAMALGLRAGADARQLYEVICNSAGSSWMFQNRVPHILDGDYTPLSTVNIFVKDLGIVLDAARKLQFPLPLAAAAHQLYLATAAAGHGAEDDAAVIKFYAALAGIELPGVAT; encoded by the coding sequence ATGACTGCAGCACGCAAGGCCACCCTGGGTGTCGTCGGCCTCGGATCCATGGGCATGGGCGCGGCGGTGTCCGCGCTGCGCCGCGGCGTGGACACCTGGGGGCTGGACACCCGCGAGGAGGCCCGCCGCGGCTTCGAATCGGAAGGCGGGCGCGCCGCGGTTTCGACGGCCGAGCTGGGCGCGCATTGCGACGTGGTGGTGGTGCTCGTGATCAACGCCGCGCAGACCGAGGCGGTGCTGTTCGGCGCGGGCGGCCTGGCCGAGAGCATGCGTTCCGGCTCGGTGATCGTCGCGTCGGCCACGGTCGACCCCGCCCTGCCGCCGCAGTGGGAGTCGCGCCTGGCCGAGCGGGGCCTGTGGCTGATCGACGGCCCGGTGTCCGGGGGTGCGAAGAAGGCCGCGCAAGGGGAGATGACGGTGATGGCGTCCGGGCGGCCCGAGGCCTTCGAGGCTGCCGGTGAGGTTCTCGACGCCATCGCCGGCAAGGTCTACCGGCTCGGCGACCGCGCCGGCATCGGCTCGACGGTGAAGATGGTCAACCAGCACCTGGCCGGCGTGCACATCGCGGCGGCCTGCGAGGCGATGGCCCTGGGCCTGCGCGCGGGCGCCGACGCGCGCCAGCTCTACGAGGTGATCTGCAACTCGGCGGGCTCGAGCTGGATGTTCCAGAACCGCGTGCCGCACATCCTCGACGGGGACTACACGCCGCTGTCGACGGTGAACATCTTCGTCAAGGACCTCGGCATCGTGCTCGACGCCGCGCGCAAGCTGCAGTTCCCGCTGCCGCTTGCGGCCGCCGCGCACCAGCTCTATCTCGCGACGGCGGCCGCCGGCCACGGCGCGGAGGACGACGCGGCCGTGATCAAGTTCTACGCGGCGCTGGCGGGCATCGAGCTGCCCGGGGTGGCGACATGA
- a CDS encoding FadR/GntR family transcriptional regulator yields the protein MTWQLPASASAAPRLAADRLSDRLAARLLAQVEAGQLSPGDRLPTEQQLAESHGVSRTVVREAVHQLRSRGLLVSRQGSGVYVAQPAANQPLAFDPRVLDSLAAVVQIVEVRRALEGEIAALAAQRATRSQIAGIRRALRAIETAVAAGGDGVDEDLAFHRAIAEASGNPQFTRLLGFLEQYLREAMRVTRGNEARFRGFADAVREEHGALIDAIAARDAAAARRLATRHMELAARRLEAAGVVRGPERKRGKTR from the coding sequence ATGACATGGCAACTTCCGGCGAGCGCCTCTGCGGCCCCCCGGCTGGCCGCCGATCGCCTCTCCGACCGGCTGGCGGCGCGCCTGCTGGCGCAGGTCGAGGCCGGCCAGCTGTCGCCCGGCGACCGCCTGCCCACCGAGCAGCAGCTCGCCGAATCGCACGGCGTGTCGCGCACGGTGGTGCGCGAAGCGGTGCACCAGCTGCGCTCGCGCGGCCTGCTGGTGTCGCGGCAGGGCTCGGGTGTCTACGTCGCGCAGCCGGCCGCCAACCAGCCGCTGGCTTTCGATCCGCGCGTGCTCGATTCGTTGGCCGCCGTGGTGCAGATCGTCGAGGTGCGGCGCGCGCTCGAAGGCGAGATCGCCGCGCTGGCCGCGCAGCGCGCCACGCGGTCGCAGATCGCCGGCATCCGGCGCGCCTTGCGAGCCATCGAGACCGCGGTGGCGGCGGGCGGCGACGGCGTGGACGAGGACCTGGCGTTCCACCGCGCGATTGCCGAAGCCTCCGGCAATCCGCAATTCACGCGGCTGCTCGGCTTCCTGGAGCAATACCTGCGCGAGGCGATGCGCGTGACCCGCGGCAACGAGGCCCGCTTTCGGGGCTTTGCCGATGCGGTGCGCGAGGAGCACGGGGCGCTGATCGATGCGATTGCGGCGCGCGACGCGGCAGCCGCGCGCCGCCTCGCCACGCGCCACATGGAGCTGGCCGCACGCCGGCTGGAGGCGGCCGGCGTCGTCCGCGGGCCCGAGCGCAAGCGAGGAAAGACACGATGA
- a CDS encoding type I secretion system permease/ATPase translates to MRWLFVPALRHWMLLAAAASLLLNLALLMPSLYTLQVFDRVFASRSMPTLVMLSLLTALALAFGYCMDVGRSRALAAAGRRLDALLSPAALQRALRQAGAGRGREESDRLRDIATLRQFLGGSGVQALFDAPWLPIYLLVIGLMHPLLGIAAAGGAAALALLAVATERLTREAAGNIVRDSRRVARHAETLTRHAELVVGMGMGAAAGAAWREQHEALLDDQARLGLRSSRLSALARMARQGVQMGVLGIGAWLVVGADASPGIMVAATILLGRALQPVEHLISGWKQLVDARGAWRRLAQPDAGAQPPRLRLPAPAGRLSVERVVYAHDRTRPPSIKNISFAVEAGQSVGIVGPSGSGKTSLLRLMLGVWQPQSGAVRLDDADIAHWDRDALGPHIGYLPQDVSMFAASVAENIARLGAVDAEQVVQAARLAQAHEMILRLPDGYDTRVGDGGVRLSGGQRQRIALARALYGAPRLVVLDEPDAHLDAEGELALRLALLSLKTCGTTVIVVGHRAGLMAQMDKLAVLHDGALEAFGPAAAVLARMKGKPARSHTGKEAAA, encoded by the coding sequence ATGCGCTGGCTGTTCGTTCCTGCCCTCCGACACTGGATGCTCCTCGCGGCCGCGGCGAGCCTGCTGCTGAATCTCGCGCTGCTGATGCCATCGCTGTACACGCTGCAGGTGTTCGACCGCGTGTTCGCGAGCCGCAGCATGCCGACACTGGTGATGCTGAGCCTGCTGACGGCTCTGGCGCTGGCCTTCGGCTACTGCATGGATGTCGGCCGCTCGCGCGCCCTGGCGGCGGCGGGCCGCCGTCTCGACGCGCTGCTCTCGCCGGCCGCGCTGCAGCGCGCATTGCGGCAAGCCGGCGCGGGACGTGGTCGCGAAGAGAGCGACCGGCTGCGCGACATCGCCACCCTGCGCCAGTTCCTCGGCGGCAGCGGCGTGCAGGCGCTGTTCGACGCACCGTGGCTGCCGATCTATCTGCTCGTCATCGGCCTCATGCATCCGCTGCTCGGCATCGCCGCGGCGGGCGGTGCGGCGGCACTGGCGCTGCTGGCCGTCGCCACCGAGCGCCTGACGCGCGAAGCGGCCGGCAACATCGTGCGCGACTCGCGGCGCGTGGCCCGTCATGCCGAGACGCTCACGCGGCACGCCGAGCTCGTCGTCGGCATGGGGATGGGAGCAGCCGCGGGTGCCGCATGGCGCGAGCAGCACGAGGCGCTGCTCGACGATCAGGCGCGGCTGGGCCTGCGCTCGTCGCGGCTTTCGGCGCTCGCCCGCATGGCGCGCCAGGGCGTGCAGATGGGCGTGCTCGGCATCGGCGCTTGGCTGGTGGTCGGCGCCGACGCGTCGCCCGGCATCATGGTCGCGGCCACCATCCTGCTCGGGCGCGCACTGCAGCCGGTGGAGCACCTGATCAGCGGCTGGAAGCAGCTGGTCGATGCACGTGGCGCGTGGCGCCGCCTCGCGCAGCCCGATGCCGGCGCGCAGCCGCCGCGGCTGCGCCTTCCGGCGCCGGCAGGGCGGCTGTCCGTCGAGCGCGTGGTGTACGCGCACGACCGCACGCGGCCGCCGTCGATCAAGAACATCTCCTTCGCCGTCGAGGCTGGCCAGAGCGTGGGCATCGTCGGCCCCAGCGGCTCGGGCAAGACCTCGCTGCTGCGGCTGATGCTCGGCGTGTGGCAGCCGCAGAGCGGCGCCGTGCGGCTGGACGACGCCGACATCGCCCACTGGGACCGGGATGCGCTGGGGCCGCACATCGGCTACCTGCCGCAGGACGTCTCGATGTTCGCCGCCAGCGTGGCGGAAAACATCGCACGGCTCGGCGCGGTGGATGCCGAGCAGGTGGTGCAGGCAGCGCGGCTCGCACAGGCTCACGAGATGATCCTGCGCCTGCCCGACGGCTATGACACACGCGTCGGCGACGGCGGCGTGCGGCTGTCCGGCGGCCAGCGTCAGCGCATTGCGCTCGCGCGGGCGCTCTACGGCGCGCCCAGGCTGGTGGTGCTCGACGAGCCCGATGCGCACCTCGACGCCGAAGGCGAGCTGGCGCTGCGCCTTGCGCTGCTGTCGCTGAAGACGTGCGGCACCACGGTGATCGTCGTCGGCCACCGCGCGGGGCTGATGGCGCAGATGGACAAGCTGGCGGTGCTGCACGACGGCGCGTTGGAGGCCTTCGGCCCGGCCGCGGCGGTGCTCGCCCGCATGAAGGGCAAACCGGCGCGCTCACACACCGGCAAGGAGGCCGCAGCATGA
- a CDS encoding GNAT family N-acetyltransferase translates to MNPAFRIALEAADQPDVIALIDELDAYQKPLYPAESHHGIDIGALSRPNVLFAVARDAQGAAVGCGAIVLEAGYGEVKRMFVRPSLRGAGLAKALLGALEAEAARRGCTRLMLETGIRQPEALALYERLGFTRRGPFGDYAEDPLSVFMEKKRQVGGE, encoded by the coding sequence ATGAATCCCGCCTTCCGCATCGCCCTGGAGGCCGCCGACCAGCCCGATGTGATCGCGCTGATCGACGAGCTGGACGCCTATCAGAAGCCGCTCTATCCGGCGGAGAGCCACCACGGCATCGACATCGGGGCGCTGAGCCGCCCCAACGTGCTGTTCGCGGTGGCGCGCGATGCGCAGGGCGCAGCGGTGGGCTGCGGCGCAATCGTGCTGGAGGCCGGCTACGGCGAGGTCAAGCGCATGTTCGTGCGGCCCTCGCTGCGCGGCGCCGGCCTGGCGAAGGCCTTGCTCGGCGCGCTGGAGGCCGAAGCCGCCAGGCGCGGGTGCACACGCCTGATGCTCGAGACCGGCATCCGCCAGCCCGAGGCGCTGGCACTGTACGAGCGCCTGGGCTTCACGCGGCGCGGCCCGTTCGGCGACTACGCGGAAGATCCGCTGAGCGTGTTCATGGAAAAAAAAAGACAGGTTGGCGGTGAGTGA